One genomic segment of Hemibagrus wyckioides isolate EC202008001 linkage group LG08, SWU_Hwy_1.0, whole genome shotgun sequence includes these proteins:
- the chrm2b gene encoding muscarinic acetylcholine receptor M2 has translation MMNFQRGISVQSDPGNMDSNLSLAACFSYANKTNPYVECPFNPAVVVLLILGLSFLSLITVIGNVLVIVSIKVNKSLQTVNNCFLFSLACADLIIGVFSMNLYTIYIVNGFWPLGPIICDLWLALDYVASNASVMNLLIISFDRYFCVTKPLSYPVKRTSRMAGMMIAAAWVLSFVLWAPAILFWQFIIGKRKVPKGKCEIQFFSNAVVTFGTAIAAFYLPVVIMSVLYWQISKASRSRVRRRDCQKISGSSQEGRTQATVLASEENREMKESKEEDGLQVRHTGSSTMIGEDRESENDSTSGTSFNQREDVVSNGDAKSTPTKRVRASHAKLTCLEISSQETMGNQNTSHHKERQGLVALIFMPPNKKKRKNGCSRERKVARTITAILLAFVITWTPYNVMVLINTFCSDCIPSFMWALGYWLCYINSTVNPACYALCNATFKNTFKQLLLCKYKNIRTVR, from the exons ATGATGAATTTCCAAAGAGGTATAAGTGTACAGTCAGACCCAGGAAACATGGACTCTAACTTAAGTCTTGCTGCATGCTTCAGCTATGCCAATAAGACAAATCCATATGTGGAATGTCCTTTCAACCCGGCAGTGGTGGTGCTCCTGATTCTGGGACTAAGCTTTTTGAGTCTGATAACAGTTATCGGCAATGTTCTCGTCATTGTCTCCATCAAGGTCAATAAAAGCCTCCAGACAGTAAATAACTGTTTCCTCTTCAGCTTAGCATGCGCAGATCTCATCATCGGAGTGTTTTCCATGAACCTCTATACAATCTACATTGTGAATGGATTCTGGCCTTTAGGGCCTATCATATGTGACTTGTGGTTAGCCCTCGACTATGTGGCAAGCAACGCTTCTGTCATGAACCTCCTCATCATCAGCTTTGACCGCTACTTCTGTGTCACCAAGCCGCTTAGCTACCCAGTCAAAAGGACAAGCAGGATGGCGGGCATGATGATCGCAGCTGCATGGGTCTTGTCTTTTGTCCTGTGGGCACCAGCCATCCTCTTCTGGCAGTTCATCATTGGTAAACGCAAAGTACCCAAAGGCAAATGTGAGATTCAATTCTTTTCTAATGCTGTGGTCACATTTGGCACAGCTATCGCCGCATTCTACCTGCCTGTGGTCATCATGAGTGTGCTGTACTGGCAGATCTCTAAGGCAAGCCGCAGCCGTGTCAGGAGGAGAGACTGTCAGAAAATTTCTGGAAGTAGTCAGGAAGGCAGGACTCAAGCCACTGTCTTGGCCTCTgaggagaacagagagatgAAGGAAAGCAAGGAAGAAGATGGTTTGCAAGTTCGGCACACTGGTTCCAGCACTATGATAG GTGAGGACAGGGAGAGTGAGAATGACTCCACATCAGGCACCTCATTCAATCAGAGAGAGGATGTGGTTTCTAACGGTGATGCAAAGAGCACTCCAACGAAGAGAGTAAGAGCAAGCCATGCAAAACTAACATGTTTGGAAATTTCATCACAAGAGACCATGGGAAATCAGAACACCAGCCATCATAAGGAGAGGCAGGGTCTGGTGGCGCTGATCTTCATGCCTCCaaacaagaaaaagaggaagaacgGGTGCTCCAGAGAGAGGAAGGTTGCAAGGACCATCACGGCTATTCTTCTGGCCTTTGTGATCACATGGACCCCGTACAATGTCATGGTGTTGATCAACACTTTCTGTTCTGACTGCATCCCTAGCTTCATGTGGGCTCTGGGTTACTGGCTGTGCTACATCAACAGCACGGTTAACCCCGCCTGCTACGCCCTGTGCAACGCCACCTTCAAGAACACCTTCAAGCAACTGCTGTTGTGCAAGTACAAAAACATTCGCACAGTCAGATAA
- the fbxl14a gene encoding F-box/LRR-repeat protein 14a, translating into METHVSSLFPEILAMIFSYLDVKGKGRVAQVCVAWRDASYHKSVWRGVEAKLHLRRANPSLFPSLQSRGIKKVQILSLRRSLSYVIQGMPNIESLNLSGCYNLTDNGLGHAFVQDIPCLRILNLSLCKQITDSSLGRIAQYLKNLEFLELGGCSNITNTGLLLIAWGLHRLKSLNLRSCRHVSDVGIGHLAGMTRSAAEGCLGLEHLTLQDCQKLTDLSLKHISKGLSKLKVLNLSFCGGISDAGMIHLSHMTQLWTLNLRSCDNISDTGIMHLSMGSLRLFGLDVSFCDKVGDQSLAYIAQGLYQLKSLSLCSCHISDDGINRMVRQMHKLKTLNIGQCVRITDKGLELIADHLTQLTGIDLYGCTKITKRGLERITQLPCLKVLNLGLWEMTEGERVR; encoded by the coding sequence ATGGAGACCCACGTTTCAAGCCTTTTCCCGGAGATTTTAGCCATGATCTTCAGCTACCTGGACGTTAAAGGTAAAGGCAGGGTCGCCCAGGTGTGTGTGGCCTGGAGAGACGCGTCCTACCACAAATCAGTATGGAGAGGAGTCGAAGCCAAACTCCATCTGAGGAGAGCAAACCCGTCCTTATTCCCGAGCCTTCAGAGCCGAGGGATTAAAAAAGTGCAGATTCTGAGTCTCAGACGCAGCCTCAGCTATGTCATCCAGGGCATGCCGAACATCGAGAGCCTTAACCTGAGCGGATGCTACAATTTGACAGACAACGGACTTGGACATGCATTTGTGCAGGACATTCCTTGCCTGAGGATCCTCAACCTCAGCCTATGTAAGCAGATCACAGACTCCAGCCTTGGCCGAATTGCACAGTATCTAAAGAACTTGGAGTTTCTGGAGCTCGGCGGTTGCAGTAACATCACCAACACCGGCTTGCTCCTTATCGCATGGGGCTTACACAGGCTCAAGAGCCTGAATCTACGCAGCTGCCGGCATGTCTCCGACGTGGGCATCGGTCACCTGGCCGGCATGACTCGCAGTGCCGCTGAAGGTTGCCTCGGTTTGGAACATCTCACTCTGCAGGACTGTCAGAAACTGACCGACTTGTCGCTCAAGCACATCTCAAAAGGCCTGAGCAAACTCAAAGTCCTGAACCTGAGCTTCTGCGGCGGCATTTCAGATGCCGGAATGATTCACTTGTCTCACATGACCCAGCTGTGGACTCTGAACCTGCGCTCATGCGACAACATCAGCGACACGGGAATCATGCACCTGTCCATGGGCTCGCTCCGGCTGTTCGGGTTGGACGTGTCATTCTGTGACAAAGTGGGAGACCAGAGCCTGGCTTACATCGCCCAAGGACTTTATCAGTTGAAGTCGCTCTCGCTTTGCTCGTGTCACATCAGCGACGACGGGATCAACAGGATGGTGCGGCAGATGCACAAGCTGAAAACGCTGAACATCGGACAGTGTGTGCGCATCACAGACAAGGGCCTCGAGCTCATCGCTGACCACCTGACCCAGCTGACCGGCATCGATCTGTACGGCTGCACCAAAATCACCAAACGGGGACTGGAGCGGATAACGCAGCTCCCGTGCCTTAAAGTGTTGAACCTGGGGCTTTGGGAGATGACTGAGGGTGAAAGGGTTAGGTGA